Proteins from one Rosa chinensis cultivar Old Blush chromosome 7, RchiOBHm-V2, whole genome shotgun sequence genomic window:
- the LOC112179125 gene encoding probable inactive shikimate kinase like 2, chloroplastic — translation MAATTTTTSTALINTLQPSSLQKLSRPKWTVTNLSLPTPPSRVLFANGCRLRTPLTRVSSSQSFPTVPFTVKDYEFLDGSTEVELRLQLGGRNITNSRDIFVDANGSSLIIKVQHSGSFVTLMETNQLFEKIKPAETIWYIDEDQLVINLKKQDPDLKWPDIVESWESLTVGSMQLLKATSIYIVGDSTEINQKVAQELAVGLGYTPLTTKELLEAFAKQSVDSWLLAEGSESVVEAESAILESLSSHARAVIGTLGGQHGAAGRAHKWRHLYAGFTIWLSQTDATDEDSAKEEARSHIQDGRVAYSNADVVVKLQGWDVDHVKTVAQACLSALKQLVLSDKKLPGKKSLYIRLGCRGDWPNIKPPGWDPSAGDDASPGGFQ, via the exons ATGGCCgctaccaccaccaccacttccACTGCTTTAATCAACACCTTGCAACCCTCTTCCCTTCAAAAGCTCTCAAGACCCAAATGGACAGTTACCAACCTTTCTCTCCCAACACCTCCGTCTCGCGTTTTGTTCGCAAATGGGTGCCGTTTAAGGACCCCCCTCACTCGTGTCTCCTCCTCTCAAAGTTTCCCCACCGTCCCCTTCACCGTCAAGGACTACGAG TTTCTTGATGGTTCTACTGAGGTGGAATTGAGATTACAGCTGGGGGGACGAAACATCACAAACTCCAGAGACATTTTTGTGGATGCAAATGGCTCCTCTTTAATAATAAAAGTACAGCACTCTGGGTCTTTTGTCACACTTATGGAAACTAATCAActgtttgaaaaaataaagccTGCTGAAACAATATG GTATATAGATGAAGATCAGCTAGTAATAAACTTGAAGAAGCAGGATCCAGATTTGAAATGGCCTGACATTGTTGAGTCCTGGGAGTCTTTGACCGTTGGATCTATGCAACTTCTGAAAGCAACGTCAATTTACATTGTTGGCGATTCAACTGAAATCAACCAGAAAGTGGCTCAAGAACTTGCGGTTGGTCTTGG ATATACACCACTCACTACTAAGGAGTTGCTggaagcatttgccaagcagaGTGTTGATTCAT GGCTGCTTGCTGAAGGTTCTGAATCTGTAGTAGAAGCAGAAAGTGCTATATTAGAAAGTTTAAGTAG TCATGCTAGGGCAGTAATTGGTACATTAGGAGGCCAGCATGGAGCTGCTGGAAGAGCTCATAAATGGCGTCATCTTTATGCAGGATTTACTATCTGGCTGTCACAAACTGATGCTACAG ATGAAGATTCTGCAAAGGAAGAGGCCAGGAGTCATATCCAAGATGGTAGAGTAGCTTACTCAAATGCAGACGTTGTTGTCAAGCTACAGGGTTGGGATGTAGATCATGTTAAAACTGTGGCTCAGGCATGCTTGAGTGCACTTAAACAATTAGTTCTGTCAGACAAGAAGCTTCCAG GTAAGAAGAGCCTCTACATACGCTTGGGATGCCGAGGTGACTGGCCAAACATCAAACCTCCTGGGTGGGATCCCTCAGCTGGAGATGATGCATCTCCAGGTGGATTTCAATAA